The window tagccctcagatccagccatgcggaccgcacagaaatgcatCGCGGCCGTGCGGCTCCAGCGTGGaccgcggaaatgaccgcggccgcgctggtgtctgcaacacctgaacctgcattttcttaagtccaagacctcccgggccccatccaaaactcacgcgagccctcggggctccaaaccaaacatgcacacaaccttaaaaacatcttacggatttacccgtgcgatcaaatcgccaaaataacatcatatacataggatcaagactcaaacacatgattttctttcttcaactttcataactcaaattcttcatttttagtccgaaatacatcatatgacgtccgtttttagccaaactttacagatagtgcttaacacatatttaagacttgtaccgggcatcggaaccaaaatacgagcccgatacctatattttctaacccctttttcatttcaaattttcatatcaaatttcagaaaaacaatttctttcaaaaatttatttctggggcttgggacctcagaatttgattccgggcacacgcccaagtcccatatttttttacggaccctccgggaccgtcgaatcccaggtccgggtccgtttacctaaaatattgaccgaagttaacattatgcatattaatactaaaattcatcaaatgtttcacataattcacatattctaacataaaaactttccggctacgcgcccgaactgcgcacgccaatcgaggcaactaaaagcgagatTTTCAAGGTctcgaaagcgcggaacaaggaagaactacggtgatgacccttcgggtcgtcacaatagtataagctaatgcactgatacttagtacatagtatagtgtaagtatatatattatatatatatatatatatatatatatatatatatatatatatatatatatatatatatataaaagctatattcgatatatataagctaatgcactgatacttagtacgtagtataatgtaactatatatataattatattcgatatatataggctaatgcactgatacttagtacgtagtatagtgtaagtatatatatatatatataagctgtattcgatatatataagctaatgcactgatacttagtacgtagtatagtgtaagtatattatatatatataagctatattcgatatatataagctaatgcactgatacttagtacatagtatagtgtaagtatatatatatatatatatatatatatatatatatatatatatatatatatatatataagctatattcgatataatattagctaatgcactaatgttccgagcgcttcatgttcttatatatatatatatatatatatagacacacacgcacGCTTCGTAGTACTACTTAACTGCttatatagcatgttagagtatattttagtctattcatcccttgtattacaaaagtattaacggcttacatttatattatttacatagtaaatacaaaagtgatttttaattttgaccattgttgacctcaaatgagaccaactttggtcgctaattatacataaatttacactagcgaccaaagttggtcgctaaatttaaatcagatttatttatattttatataatatttaaaataataatataattggtaaacgttagaactgggtcccagattagcgaccaaagttggtctccaTTTCTTTTaacgaccaactttgatcgctaactttgaattatatttatttatattttataattttttttatataaaaatataattattaaaattttataactgggtcccattttagcgaccaaagttggtcgctaacttCTTACCCTTTATtttgcgaccaacgttggtcgctaattttaaattatatatatatatatatatatatatatatatatatatatatatatatatatttatattttataattttttaaaaataataatataattattaaaattttataggAGGGTCCCATTTTAGCGACCATCTTTAGTCGCTAATCTCAGTTtacctttgaccaagcaagtctgaccagtccggtcaacattttgacgaaattagcgaccaaccttggtcgttaatgtatttcaaatatttattttattattttcgctaaTGTAGCGATcaactttgatcgctttttgtgacagaccaactttgatcgcttttttttggtcgcttttttcggGAATTCTAGTAGTGTAAAGAGATTGACTGTATAAGGTTAAAATGAATTAATACACCAATTACTTATTAGAGTCAAGCTCGAAAAGATGAAGACtcgattattttcttgaatttaaaattgATTTGATCGGGACATCAAATGATCCCGACCCCTCTTTTACTATTTTGAATATTACTGAAGTCTATCGACTAGTGAATAATTGGTTTGGTTTACAACCCTAATTGAAACATAGTTCAAAAGTTTTCTGCAACTTGAGTTACAGAATATGAAAGTGACATGAATATATATACCATTTTTGCACGTAAATTTGAGGAATGATGTAACATGACTTTGCAAGCTGTAGTTTGTTTTGAAATTATGTGAGATTTGTTTTGGAGTGATAGGTCGGGTTTCATAGTTCAACTATAAATCCAACCTTGATTATATCACCTCTACTTAATAAGCATCTCTCTTATGACCATATTGTCCACTTTTGCATTGTCTTTTCGTAAATCTATTTTTACcactttatcttttttttttttttttggatctcTCTTTGTTCTTAAAGCAATTGACAAATTTAAGTAACCGATTCTGTGTCTTTTGAGATTTTCATTTACCAAAAAGGacaaaaaaagatagaaaaattagAGAAAAATGTAACTTCAGTTACTACGATACGTTCTTCTAACTTTTTAATTATCTATTTGAGTTTTGCATATTTAACTTCAATTTGTTACCTAAATGCAGTTTTAGAGGAAAGAAGAAATACGAGTTAACATAATCATATTCATAGGGTTGGTTGGTTCAGTCTGAAATTATATCATTCGAGATTAAGAATCCACATTAAATGCAGTTTGCCATAGAATTTTGAGACTGTATAAATTTATATTTCTTGTTGTGTGGTATAGTTCATTGGAAGTAGTATATTACTTACATTTTTTTACCCGTGACAATGATCATTATATTGACTAATACCTGCTTTGACCTCTGACGCATACCATGCACTTAAGTCTTAACCCTGAGGAAAATATTCTCATTTTTCAATTCCCaccataaaaggaaaaagaaaaaggaaaacaacttattaaaacaaaaaagagaaaattgaaaACCTATGGATTTGGCGCGATCACCGCTCTCCTTTTAGAACACGATCACCGCACATTCGACTTATAATTAGAACAGACAAACCCCCTCATATGGGACCAGTGCTTTAAAATATCAATTAATTCAACGGCCATGATTCGATCAGACCGTCTATCAGAAGGATCCAACGTACCATAGCTTTCCTCAGAAATGCATCGAGACTGCCCCCAATAGCTGTCTTCAACTAACAGAGTGGATATCACGCGCTTTTTAGTTTCTGTTTACTGCTTAGGGCGTGTTTGGATTATAAACTTTAGGtgattaatttttattttcacaGTAGGATTGAAATATAATATGAATGGTTAATATGGGTACTTCTTTTTAGTAGTTGATTACAGTTTTCAATTCACTTTTAAGATTACAGATCTTGTAATTTGATTATATTCTACGAGATAATTTGAACTAATTACTGGTATAAACTGGCCGCCATTATTTGTAAGGAATGATTTGAATAAACCTTTCTAAGTTGCAAGTGAACATTAAAAATTACCTGATGAATATGTGCCTAGCATTGCCAAATTTATTTAATACTATCCACATAGatattataaattgttaattaATTAGTTATTCACGCACTAAGATTTGATAGCGGCATATCTAACATTCTCACCCTTTCAGGAAGTGTAAGTGTTTTTATTCTCGTTAGttaatttatcttttatttccacGTATTTAATTTTAACCAAAATCCATACTCTCATTTATTTTGGTTTGTGGAATTTTCCTCCTAACAACTTTTGCTGTGCTACTAATAAGTAATACTAACTCTTATAAGTACGCACTAATTAAATAAGGATCATAAGCGTTATCATATAAAATTACATTTCATTAGtacataatttattttaattgattCCTTACTGCAATTCTTAATTGATAAATTTTTTACTGTGTGTATTTGTGGATGCCCTTGAGATTATAAGAAAGCTACTAGTATAGTGTCAAAGGTGATTCAAAAATactgaattttgatatttttacaTTGTTTAATCCCTTGTTAGAAATTTTCGTTCTACCACTGCTTAATACATGATTTTGTTGGAGAAATGTTACATTCACACTAATTAAACATCAAATTAGGACAATTTTTTACCCCACGGTTTTCCCCATCTCAACATGCAAAGCGTCATACCATATTCAAACTCATATAGTAGTACCCTTTTCACCATCAAATTGCTGTCATTCTAGTATTTGCCATACTTTTGTTAAGATTCTATGCGTGTGCGTCTTTAGTACTTTTGGTATCAAAATTAACCTTTgcattttataaaattaattaccACTTTAATGgagtattaaaatatttaatgCATGCAATAATTATAAAGTTTGAATATAGTACATTCTCTATGTATAAAAAAAGGGAATTCTTTAAATTGCGGGCAAGAATACACTTGGAAGTTTCAATTCTTCCCTCTTCACTTCATTCCCTATAGCATTTAcgtagatatttaatttttgaatttaacCCTCCTCCCTCTTACgcaacccctcccccccccccccccaaatcctCCAAAACATCAGTGTTTTTAAACCAAGATTCAGAAAATCTCTGTCCGAGAGACAAATGTTTACATTTGTTGCCTGTTTTCCGCGTTAAATCACATAAAGCTAAACGATTACCTCCaattataaaaacaaaacatATACATTTTCAATACTCCATCACTTTTAGTCAGTCCCATTCTTTAATTCTTTCTTGCTCTCTCTCGTCCCCAAGATTTGTTTGGTGACAGCAGAGAGAGCTTGAAAGTGAGAGCCATGGCGAAGGTTTTCATGTGGTTTTTgggtgttatttttgtgcttaGCAAATTAGTAGATTCTTATGAATTTGAAGAATTCTTTTTCAATAAAACCGAAGGGGTATTCTTGGAGAGTGTATATGAAGCTGCTGCAGCTGGTGGTCCAACTCCTCTTATGGTTGGTCTTACACTCATTCATGGTGCTGGTGCTAGAGGAGCTGGTTAGCTTACCATATCACATTCTTCTACACATGAATTTCTAATAATGCCAGTTCAATATTATTTTCATTTGTTCTGGAAAAGTTGTTTACTCCTATTTGATTTGGGTTTGTTTTAATTGTTTTTCTACTTCAGTTTCTTTCCTTTTGACTAAAACGATTGCATCTTAGTTTTCATTTGATTATTTTGCAATAATCCAGTAGAGATCTTGCCTTAGATTTTCTTTCAGTGATTCTTCATATTCTAATTTATCGATTACTATCTCAGCTTCTGCAGTTTTCTATAAGGGGTGATTTGACATCTCCGCcagctgtttttttttttttttttaaatttattactGGAGGTTCCTTTTTTTTCTAATCCCTGTATCACTTAGGGCCTAGTTAGACACGACTTATCTCAAGATTAATTATTTTTGGATTAGTTATTTCAGAATTATTATTCTACTTTCTCATATGGCTAAAAATAATACTATAATCCCAAGATAACTATTATCGAGATTAGTGATACCGcgattttatcccaaccaaacATGGTCTCGGGATTAATTATCActcatccctcgtaccaaacgagcccGCTTTTTGCTTCTTACGATTGAAATTAGGTGAACAGGTCAGCATCCTAACATATTTTTTTTCACCATTCTGATATATGTACTAGTATTACTATTGTGTAGCTTCCGAATATGTGAATAAAATAATATTGTGTAGCTTCTGAATATGTGAATAAAATAATATACTAATCTAGTCTGATTTAACTTACAAAATTAGTTAAATTGACCCTTGTCAACAACTTGGCAAGTTTAGTCTTACTCTCTATTATCTGTGTGAATATGAAAAGGCCAAGTGGTTGATGAAGAGATTTGCTGAACTTTCTTTTTGTGGCTAATTAGCTTAGCTCAGCTTTAATTATTAGTGGGCCTTAATAAGTTCTTGCGTAAGATTTTTCTGGAAAAGTGATTGTGCTGTTTTTTGACTTTCATCTTTTTACCTTTTCTACAGTGTGTTTGGATGGAACACTGCCAGGTTACCACATCCATCGAGGTTATGGTTCTGGGGCAAACAGTTGGCTCGTTCAATTGGAGGTGTGCTAATAACTGCTTCATTGATTACATTACACAGTTTTAACACTCATCTTTTAATGCTATTTTAATTGTCTCAGTAGTCAACTTTTTGAATTGCATGTCTATGTTGTCTTTTCTGCTGTCTTTATTAATTAACCAGTTTTACTGGTATTGAGTTTCAGTTTCTTCTGATGTTTGTTACTATTTTTTCCCCAATTTTGTTTATGTTCCTTTGTGCTTGTCAGTAACTTAGTGCTTCTGTTGTTTAAATAGATGTTGGAGACAAGTTGTTTCTGATGTTGATGTTAGGTACTTATTGCCAGCCTTTTAACATGGTTACAAAATTTGACTTCTTTCCTCTCTGGTATACTTTTCTAGTGTGTGGGGAATGGAACTGTAGGTGtgacacttttgaaaaaaatatattccaGCTTTGCTTTTTCTATTATTGCTACAGATTCTAAGCTCAGTGACTTCTTGTGGCAGGGTGGAGGATGGTGTAACAATATTAGAAGTTGCGTTTATCGCAAAAAGACAAGACGGGGATCATCGAATTACATGGAAAAACAGATTCCGTTTACTGGGATTTTGAGTAACAAGGCCGAAGAAAATCCAGGTCCGTTTAGTTACTGATATGCCCACTGTCTTTTCTATGAGATTGAGCATGTTGCGGAGATTTCTTACTGATGTGTTTTTTTAATGAGCAGATTTTTATAACTGGAATAGAGTAAAAGTTCGCTACTGTGATGGCGCCTCCTTTACAGGAGATAGCCAAAATAAGGTTTGTAAGATCTTACTCCCCTTCCTTCTACTGTTTGTCTGAAAAAGTAATTGAATGGAAAAGAAAATAGTAAGTGCTGAAATATGTTACTTTTTCAATTTGCAACCACCATGATGACTCCAGACTGTTGTGCTCTTTTGGACATTGCCTTTTTCACTTTATCTTTTTGCTTCTGGTATTCTTATTCCTTCGCCTAACACTTACAAAAGTAatactcttctttttggagaaaaGAAGATAGTGGTCTTTTggctttttttctttctttttcttttagctcAATGTTAGTATGATTATAACACAGATGAGTGTCCTTCAACTTTTTGGCATTTCTATGATGCTTTTCCCATACTACATGTTTCTGCTGAGATAGTTAAAGAGTAGAAACCTTTTGTCAAGATAGTACACGCTTCTACGGTTCTGCTTGTAGATAGGCTTTACATCATAATAGTGAAAATTTTTGGGACCATTTATAGGTCCTGTTTGAAGGATGAAAATAAGCTTAAGCTAGAAATTCCTGTTCAAATTTGATTACAGCCGCTTTGTAGCTCTTGCTGTTATCTGACTAGTGCAATGCTTAAGAAGAATTTGACTAGAGGCTAATGAAATAAACATCCGCTCGATCCTGGTCCTCTGCAGCGAGGTGTCTCCTTTGCTGGAATCTcacaattaatatatttttgttttaactAAATAACATGATTTCAATATAAATGACCTCAGTAGGTTAATCATCAGCAGTTTGTTGCCTCCATATATTACGAATTTAAAACTGAGATAGAGTGAGAGGCATTTTCCTATGAAGTTATTAGGAGATATGACTGCATATAGTGCATTATATAGTTTCGAGGAAGAGATTGTTGGTTATTTGGTCGTCTGCAATAGTTGTGTTTAATTTTTTGACATCTTCCCCAGGCTGCACAATTGCAATTTAGAGGCAAGCGCATTTATGAGGCTGCAATGAACGAGTTTATGTCAAAAGGAATGCGATATGCCAAGCAGGTACAATCACAATGTTGGCCTCTCATCTCATTTGCTTTAGTCGTTCATATTGTGATATCAGAATTTGTTTTTTAGGCTCTTCTCTCTGGATGTTCTGCTGGTGGTCTAGCTTCAATAATGCATTGTGATGACTTCCGCAATTTGCTCCCACATAGTACTAAAGTGAAGTGCCTGAGTGATGCTGGATTATTTATGGACGCGTAATTTCCTATTCTTTGTACCCTTCAAATACTTCTTGAACTAAAAAAATTTCTGCGCTTCGACTCTTTTGTTAATTTAGCGAAATGATATAATGGTCATTTTTACAGAGTTGATGTATCTGGAGGGCGCTCCCTGAGAAATTTCTTTGGAGGTGTGGTTAAGTTACAGGTAATGAGCAAACTCATATTCTATATTGGTCAATTTCTTCAAGTTAACTTTTAGCAGGCTTTGTTGAATGGTGTTAGTGTCCGAAGCATTTGTTTTCCCAGTAGATAAATTGTTATCaatttttttatgaaattaatggAGATGCATTATCGCTAATCCTGTCTATGCAACCTTGGAGAAATTGGGGACTCACGAAGCAATTTCAGCAAGATAGCTTGTCATTGTCCCACTCTAAAAATGTTTACCACCTAAATGATTCATCAAATAAAAAAATCTGTTATAGAAAGTCTCTTCTGAATTGCTGTATACCTTTGCTTCAAGGGTTGCTCAGCTGAAATTTTCCTGCTTTGTAACAGGGTCTTCATAAGACGCTACCAAGAACGTGCACCAACCACCTTGATGCAACCTCAGTAAGTCCCTTtcaattaatttttcttttccaGTATCTGAAGAGCTTCTTGTTTTCATAATAAAAGTTGTGTATTTTCCCATTTGCAGTGCTTCTTTCCAGAGAATTTAATCAACAACATCAAGACCCCACTTTTCCTGCTGAATGCTGCCTATGATTCCTGGCAGGTAGATTCTTAACTTCATGTTTGTTGCTCTTCTTCTATTTGGAGATTATTTTAAGTTTAATTTCGATACACTACCATTGTTGTCTGCTCTCTTTAAAATGATGGAAATCCTCTCTATTGCACGTATTACAGCTTCAGGAAAGTTTGGCTCCTCGGGGAGCTGATCCTCATGGCATATGGCACGATTGTACACTCAATAATGAAAGATGTTCTCCTTCTCAGATTCATTTTTTACAAGGTTAGCCCTGCTCTAGCAGTTAAACATTTTTCAATAGTTTGAGACCAGGAACTCACATGTTGCTAAATACACATTGAACAGGTTTTAGGATTCATATGCTTAATACAATTAAACGATTCGCTGCTTCAAGACAAAATGGTTTGTTTATAAACTCATGCTTTGCCCACTGCCAATCTGAGAGGCAAGATACATGGTTTTCCGATAATTCTCCCATGATTAATAACAAGGTACGCCTAGGAGCTTCATTTATCCatctttctttttagtttttttctgTTATGCTGTATATTTTGTATGTACATTTGTACTAACATGAATATTGGAACAATATGCAGccgattgcacttgcagttggaGATTGGTACTTTGATCGATCAGGTATGAAGGCAATAGACTGTGCATATCCATGCGAT of the Nicotiana tabacum cultivar K326 chromosome 7, ASM71507v2, whole genome shotgun sequence genome contains:
- the LOC107802101 gene encoding pectin acetylesterase 12-like is translated as MAKVFMWFLGVIFVLSKLVDSYEFEEFFFNKTEGVFLESVYEAAAAGGPTPLMVGLTLIHGAGARGAVCLDGTLPGYHIHRGYGSGANSWLVQLEGGGWCNNIRSCVYRKKTRRGSSNYMEKQIPFTGILSNKAEENPDFYNWNRVKVRYCDGASFTGDSQNKAAQLQFRGKRIYEAAMNEFMSKGMRYAKQALLSGCSAGGLASIMHCDDFRNLLPHSTKVKCLSDAGLFMDAVDVSGGRSLRNFFGGVVKLQGLHKTLPRTCTNHLDATSCFFPENLINNIKTPLFLLNAAYDSWQLQESLAPRGADPHGIWHDCTLNNERCSPSQIHFLQGFRIHMLNTIKRFAASRQNGLFINSCFAHCQSERQDTWFSDNSPMINNKPIALAVGDWYFDRSGMKAIDCAYPCDRTCHNLIFR